In Malania oleifera isolate guangnan ecotype guangnan chromosome 8, ASM2987363v1, whole genome shotgun sequence, a single window of DNA contains:
- the LOC131161688 gene encoding transcription factor SPATULA-like isoform X2, which produces MACSSSPSSSGTAGLALDRDEISAFLHNLLHSSSSSASAPSSSFVSSSCMSSKAKYMHSFSSPPAPPHPLFPSLPEVKLAAGMVVPPEDLPRASGSVRVIDTDSGVRDGTGPSATSLNFSDTGGYFSSDAKERTRNWLSSAGGSESDVITSSAELNKYPADSDLYDYSEDPESSDVPLNPAPRRSSSKRSRAAEVHNLSEKRRRSRINEKMKALQMLIPNSNKTDKASMLDEAIEYLKQLQLQVQMLSMRNGLSLHPAYLPGVQQPMQLLQLGMCFDEGNGFPNTNGGGVFSTNQGTSVQTAYRLPNQCTPSSQPIVTPPMTHIANSETSFGLEPSVPAHYGSLNLSTSSKELCSEDALPLLQLDMSVTGKNSSGVSS; this is translated from the exons ATG GCATGCTCGTCCTCTCCTTCGTCTTCTGGCACCGCCGGTCTCGCTCTCGACCGTGACGAAATCTCCGCGTTTCTTCACAATCTGCTTCACAGCTCATCTTCGTCTGCTTCTGCTCCCTCTTCCTCTTTCGTTTCCTCATCTTGCATGTCTTCGAAGGCCAAGTACATGCACTCGTTCTCGTCTCCGCCGGCCCCGCCGCATCCGTTGTTCCCGTCGCTACCGGAGGTTAAGTTGGCTGCGGGAATGGTGGTGCCACCGGAGGATCTGCCCCGGGCAAGCGGATCGGTGCGTGTCATTGACACGGACTCCGGCGTCCGGGACGGGACCGGGCCCTCGGCGACGAGTCTGAACTTTTCCGATACAGGCGGGTATTTTTCGTCGGACGCCAAAGAGCGCACACGAAACTGGCTTTCTTCTGCTGGCGGGTCGGAGTCTGATGTGATAACGTCTTCGGCAGAGCTAAACAAGTATCCTGCGGATTCTGATCTCTATGACTATAGCGAG GATCCGGAATCGTCGGATGTGCCCTTGAACCCTGCCCCGCGCCGAAGTTCATCAAAGAGGAGTAGAGCCGCTGAGGTCCATAATTTGTCGGAAAAG AGGAGGAGGAGTAGGATTAATGAGAAAATGAAAGCTTTACAAATGCTAATTCCGAATTCTAATAAG ACAGATAAGGCTTCCATGCTTGATGAAGCTATTGAATATTTGAAGCAGCTTCAGTTACAAGTACAG ATGTTATCAATGAGAAATGGATTAAGTTTGCATCCAGCTTACTTACCAGGAGTTCAACAGCCTATGCAACTACTCCAATTGGGAATGTGCTTTGATGAGGGAAATGGATTTCCTAATACAAATGGAGGGGGTGTGTTTTCTACAAACCAAGGGACATCAGTGCAGACTGCATATCGTCTTCCCAACCAATGCACTCCCTCAAGCCAACCAATTGTCACTCCCCCAATGACACATATCGCCAATTCAGAAACTTCGTTTGGCTTGGAACCATCTGTTCCAGCTCACTATGGATCATTAAATCTCTCCACATCTTCCAAG GAGCTCTGCAGTGAAGATGCATTACCACTATTGCAATTGGATATGAGCGTCACTGGGAAAAATTCATCTGGTGTGTCTTCGTAG
- the LOC131161688 gene encoding transcription factor SPATULA-like isoform X1 has product MVMADLYEHKACSSSPSSSGTAGLALDRDEISAFLHNLLHSSSSSASAPSSSFVSSSCMSSKAKYMHSFSSPPAPPHPLFPSLPEVKLAAGMVVPPEDLPRASGSVRVIDTDSGVRDGTGPSATSLNFSDTGGYFSSDAKERTRNWLSSAGGSESDVITSSAELNKYPADSDLYDYSEDPESSDVPLNPAPRRSSSKRSRAAEVHNLSEKRRRSRINEKMKALQMLIPNSNKTDKASMLDEAIEYLKQLQLQVQMLSMRNGLSLHPAYLPGVQQPMQLLQLGMCFDEGNGFPNTNGGGVFSTNQGTSVQTAYRLPNQCTPSSQPIVTPPMTHIANSETSFGLEPSVPAHYGSLNLSTSSKELCSEDALPLLQLDMSVTGKNSSGVSS; this is encoded by the exons atggtaatgGCCGATCTGTACGAACACAAGGCATGCTCGTCCTCTCCTTCGTCTTCTGGCACCGCCGGTCTCGCTCTCGACCGTGACGAAATCTCCGCGTTTCTTCACAATCTGCTTCACAGCTCATCTTCGTCTGCTTCTGCTCCCTCTTCCTCTTTCGTTTCCTCATCTTGCATGTCTTCGAAGGCCAAGTACATGCACTCGTTCTCGTCTCCGCCGGCCCCGCCGCATCCGTTGTTCCCGTCGCTACCGGAGGTTAAGTTGGCTGCGGGAATGGTGGTGCCACCGGAGGATCTGCCCCGGGCAAGCGGATCGGTGCGTGTCATTGACACGGACTCCGGCGTCCGGGACGGGACCGGGCCCTCGGCGACGAGTCTGAACTTTTCCGATACAGGCGGGTATTTTTCGTCGGACGCCAAAGAGCGCACACGAAACTGGCTTTCTTCTGCTGGCGGGTCGGAGTCTGATGTGATAACGTCTTCGGCAGAGCTAAACAAGTATCCTGCGGATTCTGATCTCTATGACTATAGCGAG GATCCGGAATCGTCGGATGTGCCCTTGAACCCTGCCCCGCGCCGAAGTTCATCAAAGAGGAGTAGAGCCGCTGAGGTCCATAATTTGTCGGAAAAG AGGAGGAGGAGTAGGATTAATGAGAAAATGAAAGCTTTACAAATGCTAATTCCGAATTCTAATAAG ACAGATAAGGCTTCCATGCTTGATGAAGCTATTGAATATTTGAAGCAGCTTCAGTTACAAGTACAG ATGTTATCAATGAGAAATGGATTAAGTTTGCATCCAGCTTACTTACCAGGAGTTCAACAGCCTATGCAACTACTCCAATTGGGAATGTGCTTTGATGAGGGAAATGGATTTCCTAATACAAATGGAGGGGGTGTGTTTTCTACAAACCAAGGGACATCAGTGCAGACTGCATATCGTCTTCCCAACCAATGCACTCCCTCAAGCCAACCAATTGTCACTCCCCCAATGACACATATCGCCAATTCAGAAACTTCGTTTGGCTTGGAACCATCTGTTCCAGCTCACTATGGATCATTAAATCTCTCCACATCTTCCAAG GAGCTCTGCAGTGAAGATGCATTACCACTATTGCAATTGGATATGAGCGTCACTGGGAAAAATTCATCTGGTGTGTCTTCGTAG